The Candidatus Methylomirabilis sp. genome has a segment encoding these proteins:
- a CDS encoding septum formation initiator family protein: MRTGQVIASAQEEIAAARSARKRRFVFVVALAILIAASSVVGKKSLVKVFQMNKTTNELQREIARLRQINEDLARELQAFTHNPSQVEAIAREDLGLVKPGEIVYQFGPPRPTTAPPVSPR, encoded by the coding sequence ATGCGAACGGGACAGGTTATCGCCAGCGCACAGGAGGAAATCGCGGCGGCGAGGAGCGCCCGCAAGCGGCGGTTCGTTTTCGTCGTCGCTCTAGCGATTCTGATCGCAGCTTCCTCTGTGGTCGGGAAGAAGAGCCTCGTCAAGGTCTTTCAGATGAACAAGACCACGAACGAGCTTCAGCGGGAGATCGCACGGCTCAGGCAGATCAATGAAGATCTCGCTCGCGAGCTTCAGGCCTTCACCCATAATCCGAGCCAGGTCGAGGCGATTGCTCGCGAGGATCTCGGACTGGTGAAACCGGGCGAGATCGTTTACCAGTTCGGTCCGCCGAGACCAACCACCGCTCCTCCCGTCTCCCCACGTTAA